The following is a genomic window from Pseudomonas promysalinigenes.
AGCGCAGCTGACGTCATTGACCGGGCAGACCATCACTGTTGACTACGCCGTGACGCCCATCCTGCACCAAGGCAATACCTTGCTGCTGCTGGAGGTCCACCCGCGCGACCGCCTGTTGCGAATTACCAAGGAAGAGGCCCAGCTGAGCAAGCAGGAAACCACCAAGATGCTGGTGCGGGGCCTGGCTCACGAGATCAAGAACCCGCTTGGCGGCATCCGCGGCGCCGCGCAATTACTCGCTCGCGAGCTACCCGAAGAGGGGCTGCGCGACTACACCAACGTGATCATCGAAGAGGCCGACCGTCTGCGCAACCTGGTCGACCGCATGCTTGGCTCGAACAAGCTGCCGTCCCTGGCAATGACCAACATTCACGAAGTGCTCGAACGGGTCTGCAGCCTGGTCGATGCCGAAAGCCAGGGCTGCATCACTTTGGTGCGCGACTATGACCCAAGCCTGCCGGATGTGCTGATCGATCGTGAACAGATGATCCAGGCCGTCCTGAACATCGTGCGTAACGCCATGCAGGCGATCAGTTCGCAGAACGAGCTGCGCCTGGGCCGCATCACCCTGCGCAGCCGCGCCGTGCGTCAGTTCACCATCGGCCACGTGCGCCATCGCCTGGCGGCGCGGATCGAGATCATCGACAACGGCCCGGGTATCCCCTCGGAACTGCAAGACACGCTTTTCTATCCCATGGTCAGCGGGCGCCCGGACGGCACCGGCCTCGGCTTGGCCATTACCCAGAACATCATTAGCCAGCACCAGGGCCTGATCGAGTGCGAAAGCCACGCAGGGCACACCGCCTTCTCGATCTTCCTGCCCTTGGAACAAGGAGCCAACGCCTCATGAGCCGAAGTGAAACCGTATGGATCGTCGATGATGATCGCTCCATCCGCTGGGTCCTGGAAAAAGCCCTGCAACAGGAAGGCATGACCACCCAGAGCTTCGACAGCGCCGATGGTGTGATGGGCCGCCTGGCTCGCCAGCAACCGGATGTGATCATCTCTGACATTCGCATGCCCGGCGCCAGCGGCCTCGACCTGCTGGCGCAGATTCGCGAACAACACCCCCGACTGCCGGTCATCATCATGACCGCCCATTCCGACCTGGACAGCGCTGTGGCGTCCTATCAGGGCGGCGCCTTCGAATACCTGCCCAAGCCATTCGACGTCGACGAAGCGGTGTCTTTGGTCAAGCGCGCCAATCAGCACGCTCAGGAACAGCAAGGCCTGGATGTACCCCCAACGCTGGCCCGCACCCCGGAAATCATCGGCGAAGCGCCGGCCATGCAGGAGGTGTTCAGAGCCATCGGTCGCCTGAGCCACTCCAACATCACCGTACTGATCAACGGCGAATCCGGTACGGGTAAAGAGTTGGTGGCGCACGCCCTGCACCGCCACAGCCCACGTGCCGCATCGCCTTTCATTGCGCTGAACATGGCGGCCATTCCGAAGGACTTGATGGAGTCCGAGCTGTTCGGCCATGAAAAAGGTGCATTCACCGGCGCCACCAACCTGCGTCGCGGGCGCTTCGAGCAGGCCGACGGCGGTACGCTGTTCCTCGACGAAATCGGTGACATGCCGGCCGACACCCAAACCCGCTTGCTGCGAGTGCTGGCCGATGGCGAGTTCTATCGCGTGGGCGGGCATGTGCCGGTGAAGGTCGACGTGCGAATCATCGCCGCAACCCACCAGAACCTGGAATCACTGGTAACCGCTGGCAAGTTCCGCGAAGACTTGTTCCACCGCCTCAATGTAATCCGCATCCATATCCCCCGCTTGGCAGACCGCCGCGAGGACATCCCGGCACTGGCCCGTCACTTCCTGGGCCGTGCCGCACAGGAGCTGGCGGTCGAGCCGAAACTGCTCAAGCCAGAAACCGAAGAGTTCATCCGCAACTTGCCATGGCCGGGCAACGTGCGTCAGTTGGAGAACACCTGCCGCTGGATCACCGTGATGGCCTCCAGCCGCGAAGTGCTGATTGGCGATCTGCCGCCGGAGCTGTTGAACCTGCCGCAGGATGCTGCGCCGGTGACTAACTGGGAACAAGCCCTGCGCCAGTGGGCCGACCAAGCCTTGGCCCGCGGCCAGTCGAACTTGCTCGACAGCGCAGTGCCCAGCTTTGAGCGCATCATGATCGAGACCGCACTCAAGCACACCGCCGGGCGCCGTCGCGATGCGGCACTGCTGCTGGGTTGGGGCCGCAATACCTTGACCCGCAAGATCAAAGAGTTGGGGATGAATGTAGATGGCGGGGATGACGAAGAAGGTGACGACCACTGATCCTGTGCTTCGTCCATGAACTCACTAAGGCCGCTTCGCGGCCTTAGTCGTTTTTGCCCTGTGATGCACCGTTGCTGTGCCCGCTGCACCTCACCAAGGCACAAATCCCCTGTAAAAACGGCCAGATTGCCCTCAAGGCCCAGTAATCACGGGTTTTGCAAAACTGGCACGCCACCTGCAATGGTTGGTACATACCCAGTTTCGGGGGCCCTGGTACAGGCAGGCCGGGTGACCCCTCTTTTATTCGCAGTAGCCGTTTTCGGGGACCTCGGTACAGGCAGGCCGGGCCATCCCCTCTTTAATACGCAGTAGCCCCCTTTGGGGACCTCGGTACAGGCAGGCCGGGAATCCCCTCTTTTATTCGCGCAGCCTCACCTGCACCCGCCAACGCCCAGCGTCCTCTGCACCGGCCCATTCACCGTGCAGGGGGCGCGCGGCAATCAGTGTCAGTAACAGCCCCTTGTCGCTGTCCTGCAAACGCCAGCCCACCGGCTTACCCTGCAAGTCCAGCTGACCGCGCTGAGCCTTGCCTTGGGCCTCGAACAGCACAGCCACGGTGCCCTCGACATTTTCGCCATGCAGCTTGGGGGCTTCGTTGAACCACAGGTCCAGGCCACCCTGTACCACCTCGACCTGCTCCAGTACACGCTCATCCGGGGCCGTCAGGCGCCCGATCATCAGGCCCACCAGCACGCCAAACAGCGCCAGGGAAAGCAGCATCCGCGGCCAGGCCTTCGAACGCAGGTCCGGTTCGAGGGTAGAATGCTCGTCATCTTCACGTTTGGAGCCGTGCATGTTTCACGTCATCCTTTTTCAACCAGAAATTCCGCCCAATACCGGCAACATCATCCGCCTGTGCGCCAACAGCGGTTGTGCCCTGCATCTGATCGAGCCAATCAGCTTCGAACTCGACGACAAGCGCCTGCGCCGGGCAGGGCTGGACTACCACGAGTATGCCACGCTCAAACGCCACCAGAGCCTGGCTCAATGCCTGGAAAGCCTGGGCAACCCGCGCCTGTTCGCCTTCACCACCAAGGGTTCGCACCCTTTCGATGAGGTGGCTTATCAGCCAGGGGATGCATTTTTGTTCGGGCCTGAGAGCCGAGGCCTGCCCGCAGAAGTCCTGGATAGCCTGCCAGCGCAACAGCGCTTGCGCCTGCCGATGCGGCCAGGGTGCCGGAGCCTTAACCTGTCCAATACCGTGGCGGTGACCGTCTATGAAGCCTGGCGGCAGAATGGGTTTGCCGGGAGCTGACCGTTAGCCCGCGAACAGGTCGGCACAGGCATTAAAAAAGCGCTCCGAGGAGCGCTTTTTCGATACCGGCAGAATTATTGCACGGTAGGCGTTTCGCCAGTTTCCTGCATGCGCTGCAGTTCTTGAGCGTACAGGGCGTCGAAGTTGACCGGCGACAGCATCAGGGCCGGGAACGAGCCGCGGGTCACCAGGCTGTCCAGGGTTTCACGGGCGTAAGGGAACAGGATGTTCGGGCAGAACGCGCCGAGGGTGTGGCTCATCGACGAAGCGTCGAGGTTCTTGATCAGGAAGATACCGGCCTGCTGAACCTCAGCGATGAATGCGACTTCGTCACCGTTCTTCACGGTAACCGAAAGGGTCAGCACCACCTCGTGGAAGTCACCCTCAAGGGCCTTCTGCTTGGTGTTCAGGTCCAGGGCAACGCTCGGCTCCCAGGCCTGACGGAAGATCTGCGGGCTTTTCGGGGCTTCGAACGACAGGTCACGCACGTAGATGCGCTGCATGGAGAACTGCGGGCTGTTGTCTTCTGCAGCAGCGCCGTTGGTCTGTTGGTCAGTCATGGCAGATCCTTATCCTAATGGTTTTGAATGCAGGGCAAGTCAGGGCGCCAGCAGCGCGTCGAGCTTGCCGGCGCGCTCCAGGGCGTAAAGGTCATCGCATCCACCGACGTGGGTACTGCCGATCCAGATCTGCGGCACGGAGGTACGGCCCGCCTTCTGGCTCATTTCGGCACGCACCTGCGGCTTGCCGTCGACCTTGATTTCCTCGAAGGCCACGCCCTTGCTCTGGAGCAGGTGCTTGGCGCGCATGCAGTAGGGGCAATAGTCGCTGGAATAGACGATGACAGGCTTCATATCACTTCACCAAGGGCAGGTTATCGGCTTTCCAGCTGGAAACGCCACCGCTGAGCTTGGCGGCGGTGAAACCAGCCTTGATCAGCTCGCCGCAGACCGCGCCGGACTGCTGGCCCATCGCGTCGACGACGATCAGGGTCTTGGCCTTGTGTTTTTCCAGCTCGGTCATGCGGCTGGCAACTTTGTCCTGTGGAATGTTCAGCGCACCGACGATGTGGCCGGCCGAGTACTCCTTGGACGGGCGAATGTCGATGACCAGTGCCTGCTCGGCATTGACCAGCGCGGTCAGTTGGCCATTGCTCAGGCTCTGGCCACCACGGCGCAGTTCGTTGACGAGCAAGGCAACCAGCAGAATCACGAAGATCGCCACCAGGATGTAGTGATCTGTCGCGAATTGAATCAGGTGAGCAACCATCAGCGGTGTTCCAGGCGATTGAAAATGCCGCCCAGTATACACAGCCCCCCTGTGCCACCAAAGCCCGATGGGCCGGTGGTAAAGGTAGGTTCATGTTGCCGCAGGCCTGCGCCGGTCGGGTGGCAGGACGATTATTCGCCGCAGATGGCGCATTTGCCCTAAAATGCGTGTCTTTATCATCTTTGAACAACCGTGAGTTTGATTGATGACGAGCACGCCCAAACCCCTGGTCCTGATCATCCTGGATGGATTCGGCCATAGCGAAAGCCACGAATTCAACGCCATTTACGCCGCCAACACCCCGGTCTACGATCGTCTGCGCGCCACCCAGCCGCATGGCCTGATTTCCGGCTCCGGGATGGATGTCGGCTTGCCAGATGGGCAAATGGGCAACTCTGAAGTCGGCCACATGAACCTCGGCGCCGGGCGCGTCGTCTATCAGGACTTCACCCGCGTGACCAAGGCCATCCGCGATGGCGAATTCTTCGAAAACCCCGTGCTAAGTGGCGCGGTGGACAAGGCAGTCGGCGCCGGCAAGGCCGTGCATATCCTCGGCCTGCTGTCCGACGGTGGCGTGCACAGCCACCAGGACCACCTGGTCGCCATGGCCGAACTGGCCGCCCAGCGTGGCGCCGAGAACATCTACCTGCACGCCTTCCTCGACGGCCGCGATACCCCGCCACGCAGCGCGCAGTCGTCGATCGAACTGCTCGACGCGACTTTCGCCAAGCTCGGCAAGGGCCGCATCGCCAGCCTGATCGGCCGTTACTTCGCGATGGACCGGGACAACCGCTGGGACCGCGTCAGCGCGGCCTACAACCTGATCGTCGACAGCGTGGCCGACTACAGCGCCGACACCGCACTGGCAGGCCTGGAAGCGGCCTACGCCCGCGAGGAGAACGATGAATTCGTCAAGGCCACGCGCATCGGCGCACCGGTCAAGGTCGAAGACGGCGATGCGGTGATCTTCATGAACTTCCGCGCCGACCGTGCTCGTGAGCTGTCGCGTGCCTTCGTCGAACCGGACTTCAACGAGTTCCCACGGGCGCGTCTGCCAAAGATGGCCGCCTACATCGGCCTGACTCAGTACTCGGCCAAAATTGCCGCTCCGGCCGCCTTTGCACCGTCCAGCCTGGACAACGTGTTGGGTGAGTACCTGGCGAAAAACGGCAAGACTCAGCTGCGTATCGCCGAAACCGAGAAGTACGCACACGTCACGTTCTTCTTCTCCGGCGGCCGCGAAGAGCCATTCGAGGGCGAAGAGCGCATCCTGATCCCGTCGCCGAAGGTTGCCACCTACGACCTGCAGCCGCAGATGAATGCGTCTGAAGTGACCGACCGCATCGTCGAAGCCATCGAGCAGCAGCGTTTCGACGTGATCGTGGCCAACTATGCCAACGGCGACATGGTCGGCCACACCGGTGTCTTCGACGCTGCAGTCAAGGCTGTCGAAGCCCTGGACACCTGTGTCGGGCGCATCGTTCAGGCGCTGGACAAGGTCGGTGGCGAGGCCCTGATCACCGCCGACCACGGCAACGTCGAACAGATGGAAGACGCCTGCACAGGCCAGGCCCACACCGCGCACACCAGTGAGCCGGTGCCGTTCATCTATGTCGGTACACGCAAGGTCAAGGTCCGCGAAGGCGGCGTACTGGCCGACGTGGCGCCGACCATGCTGAAGCTGCTGGGCCTGGAAAAACCGGCTGAAATGACCGGCACCTCGATCCTGCTCGACGCCTGACGCTGCCAGCTGCACGCGGCAAGATCAGGCCTGCCATTGCTCGCTTTTTCTTGCCGCAGGTAGCTTGGCGCTTGCCGCTGCTCCATACTAGGCCAGTCTTCATCCCTGGTACGCCGACCCCCATGCTACGCGCCCTGATCCCCTTAGCCCTGTCCTGCCTGCTCAGCCCGGCCTTCGCCGATGAGCGCGCACAGACCCAGCAGCAACTGGATGCCACCCGCCAGGACATTGCCGAGCTCAAAAAGACGCTAAGCAAGCTGCAGGAAGAAAAAGCCGGAGTGCAAAAAGACCTCAAGGCCACCGAAACCGACATCGGTAACCTGGAGAAGCAGGTGGAGGCCCTGCAACAAGAACTAAAAAAGACCGAGGGCGAGCTGGAGCGCCTTGATACCGAGAAAAAAAAACTCCAGAGCGCCCGCGTTGAACAGCAACGGCTGATCGCTATACAAGCTCGCTCGGCCTACCAGAACAACGGCCGCGAGGAATACCTCAAGTTACTGCTCAACCAGCAGAACCCTGAGAAGTTCGCCCGCACCCTGACGTACTACGACTATCTGAGCAAAGCCCGCCTGGACCAGCTCAAGGCCTTCAACGAAACCCTGCGCCAGTTGGCCAATGTCGAGCAGGACATCTCCCGCCAGCAGGAACAACTGTTGGCCCAGCGCGCCGACCTCGACACCCGCCGCCAGGCCCTGGACGCCGAACGCAGCAAGCGTCAGCAGGTGCTGGCCAAGCTCAACAACGACGTGAAGAGCGGCGACCAGAAACTGCAGGCCCGCCAGCAGGACCAGGCGGATCTGGCCAAAGTGCTCAAGACCATCGAAGAAACCCTGGCCCGCCAGGCCCGCGAAGCCGAGCAAGCGCGGCAGAAGGCTCTGCTCGCCCAGCAGGAGGCCGAGAAGCGCCGGCAGCAAGAAGCCTTGGCCGCACGGGCCGACAAAGACGATGCCGAGCCCCCGAAAAAGGCTCGCACCACCCTCGGCCCGATGGTTTCCAGTGATGGCGCCAGCTATGGCGGTGCATTTTCTGCTGCACGGGGAAAACTTCCTTGGCCAGTCAACGGTCGACTGCTGGCACGCTTTGGCGATGCCCGCGGCAATGATGCCCGAGCCAAGTGGGACGGGGTGATGATCAGCGCCAACCCCGGCACGCAAGTGCACGCCGTGCATGGCGGGCGAGTGGTGTTCGCCGACTGGTTGCGTGGCGCTGGACTTCTGGTCATTCTCGACCATGGCAATGGTTACCTGAGCCTGTACGGCCATAATCAGAGCCTGCTCAAGAGCGCCGGCGACATCGTCAAGGCCGGCGAAGCCATTTCCACCGTTGGCGACAGCGGTGGCCAGGACAGTGCAGGGTTGTACTTCGCCATCCGCCAGCAGGGCCGGCCGACCGACCCCGCACAATGGTGCCGCGGCTGACACACAACAAACGGTATAGCGCCAGGCGCCGCACCGATGCTCCCCAGGGAGCGCTTACAGGATCAGGAGTTCGTTCGACATGCTGCACTCGCCTCGCCTCACCCAGCTGGCCCTGACCATCGCCCTGGCGATCGGTGCGCCCCTGGTCTGCGCCGCGGAGCCGGCGAAAGCACCCGCCAAATCCGCCGCGATGCCCGTCACCGAGGTGACCGCCAAGGCCCCGCTGCCGCTGGAGGAGCTACGCACCTTCGCCGAGGTCATGGACCGCATCAAAGCCGCCTATGTCGAACCGGTGGACGACAAGACCCTGCTGGAAAATGCCATCAAAGGCATGCTCAGCAACCTCGACCCGCACTCGGCCTACCTTGGCCCTGAGGACTTCCAGGAGCTGCAGGAAAGCACCAGCGGCGAATTCGGCGGCCTTGGCATCGAAGTGGGTCAGGAAGACGGCATGATCAAAGTGGTGTCGCCAATCGACGACACCCCGGCTTCCCGCGCCGGGGTGCAGGCCGGTGACCTGATCGTCAAGATCAACGGCGCCCCCACCCGCGGCCAGACCATGACCGAAGCGGTCGACAAGATGCGTGGCAAGGTTGGGGACAAGATTACCCTGACCCTGGTGCGCGACGGCGGCAGCCCGTTCGATGTAACCCTTGCCCGCGCGGTCATTCAGGTCAAAAGCGTGAAAAGCCAACTGCTCGAAAGCGGCTATGGCTACATCCGCATCACCCAGTTCCAGGTCAAGACCGGCGATGAAGTCGGCAAAGCCCTGACCAAGCTACGCAAGGACAACGGCAAGAAGCTGCGCGGGGTGATCCTCGACCTGCGCAACAACCCAGGTGGCGTGCTGCAGGCGGCCGTGGAAGTGGCCGACCACTTCCTCACCAAGGGCCTAATCGTCTACACCAAGGGCCGGATCGCCAACTCCGAGCTGCGCTTCTCTGCCGACCCGGCCGACGCCAGCGAAGGTGTTCCGCTGGTGGTGCTGATCAACGGTGGCAGCGCCTCGGCCTCGGAGATCGTCGCTGGCGCCCTGCAGGACCACAAGCGCGGCGTACTGATGGGCACCGACAGCTTCGGTAAGGGTTCGGTACAGACCGTACTGCCATTGGCCAACGATCGTGCGCTCAAGCTGACCACCGCGCTGTATTACACCCCCAACGGCCGCTCGATCCAGGCACAAGGTATCGTGCCCGATATCGAAGTTCGTCAGGCCAAGCTCACCGCCGATGCCAGCGACAATGACAACGACACCTTCAAGGAAGCCGACCTGCAGGGTCACCTGGGCAACGGCAACGGTGGCGCCGACCGCCCGACCGGCAGCAGCAAGGCCAAGCGCCAGGACCGCCCGCAGGACAGCGACTATCAGCTGAGCCAGGCGCTGAGCTTGCTCAAGGGCCTGAACATCACCAAGGGTGACTGACCCAACCCATGCGTTATCTGCTGTGTATTCTGTTCTGCCTGATGGCCGGTGCTGCGCAAGCGGCACCGGCCGGCAAGGCTTACCTGAGCATCATCATCGACGATCTGGGCCAGAGCACCGAGCGTGACACCCGCACACTCGCCCTGCCAGGGCCGGTGACCATGGCGATCATGCCCGATACCCCGCATGCCACTGACTTCGCCCGCCAGGCCCACAAGGCCGGCAAGACGGTGATCCTGCACATGCCCATGGACCCAGCCACCGGGCCCTACGCCTGGCACCCAGGGATCGCCATCGAAGAGCTGGCGCGGCGCTTGGACGCGGCCTTGGCCAAAGTGCCGTACGCTGCGGGCATCAACAACCATATGGGCAGCCGCATGACCGCACAGCGCGAGCCAATGACTTGGTTGATGGGCGAACTGCAGCGCCGGCACCTGTTCTTCGTCGACAGCCGTACCAGCGCAGCTACGGTCGCCGCGGCCCAGGCGCAGGCCGAAGGCCTGGCCCATGTTTCACGGGATGTATTCCTCGACGACGTGCGCACCCCTGAAGCCATTGCCGCACAATTGCAGCAAGGCATCGCCCTGGCGCACAAGCAAGGCTCGGCGGTACTGATCGGCCACCCATACCCGCAAACCCTGGCGGTACTCGAACAGCAACTGCCCCGCCTGAAAAGCCAGGGCATCGAGTTGGTAAGGCTGCAGCAGATGATCGCCGAGCGCGGTAATCAGGCCATGCCAGCCCATGGCAAGCATGGCCGTTACCAGAACCGCTGACCCGGTCAATCGAAAGGAATGATGCCCTCGACGTCGTTCAGCCGCACCTCACCCCGGTAGATCGCCAGCAAGTCCTTGCCGGTGGCTGCCGCCTGAAGCTGCGCTTTGCGGCCCAGCTTGCGCTGCGACCAGAGCTTCAGATGGCCCTTGCTGAACTGCCGTGCGCCAGTTGTGGCCGTGGGGTAATGGAAATGCGCCTCCCACAAACCTTCGCCCTCCTGCTCGCCAGCCCTGACGCGTCGGCGAATCTCGTAGACATCCAGGTAGTCCTTCGCCGATAGCATGCGCCGGGGCCCGGCACGGTGAACGGTCACTTCCTGATGCTCGACCAAAAAGCGCAAACTTTTCGCCGTCGGGTGGAAGGTGACCAGGTACATCCCGGTCAGCAGAGCACGCTGGGTTGCCTGCAGCCTGGTCACTGCCTGGCTCAGGCTGTCGAACAGTTCGTCTTCGGGGGTCAGCCTGGGTAGCTTGGCCTGCGCTTCTTTGATCTTATCGATATGCTCTTCCACGACCGTGGAGAGCCCGAGCGCTTCATCCGATTTGACATACAGGCGAGCCAGGGAAATCACCGAATCCACCTGGTCCACCAGTGCCTGGGCACGTTGACGCGCGATGCGCGGGTCCTTGGGCGAGAAAGGTGGCAGTTCGCTGCCGCCTAATCCAGCGGCTTGCTCGACCCATTCTTCACCCTGTTTATGAAACGTCTTGATGACGTTCTGGGTGCGGAAGTCTCGTTGCTGAACCACGGCAACGCCGTCGATCTCTACCTCTTCACCCAGAACGCTGCGGCCTCGGTTGGTCCTGACCACCTTGCGCCTGCCACCGCGCGGCGCATAAGTAGGGGGCTGCCGTGCGGGCGGCTGCTCAAGTTCTTTTTCCCGTACAGCCTCAGCCATATCCTTTTCCGCCAAGCTCTGAAGGCCCTCGAGCCTGAGCTTGTACTGCTGCAGACGATCTTGCCGGATCGCCGGGCCACCCAGGCTGGTCAGGTAGTCCGCCATGCCCCTGGCTTCTTCGTAAACCTCCAGAATGCCTGCCAGTACCTCGATCCTTTCAGCGGCCGAGAGCTCGCTTGCAGCCAGATCGCCATGGGCATTGCCCGCGCTGATCAAGGTCTCGCTGCCAAGGTAATCCAGGTATTGCTCCAAGGTGCGCTCGTCGACGTCCACCAACCGGTCGAGGCTGGCCTCGGCCAAATCGAGCAGCAGACGGAAATCCAGGTCGATAGCAGATAGCCGACGCCGCTCGATGGTTTCCTTGAGCTCCAAGTCCTTGTTGATCCTTGCGCCACTCGCCTCGTCCCTGTACAGGATCGAGCTATCGTTGAGGGTATCGACCAGTAACTTGTCCAAAACCCGGGAAATATCGACCAGGTCGGTTTCCCATTTGATGACATTCTCCAGCATCCCCAGGAAGTCTTTGTAGTGCTGGATTTCGCGCTCACCTTCGGGGCGTACGGCGATGTCCTTGGAAATATCATCCAAGCCCTCGTCATTGATCATCTTGGCCATCTCGTTGTAGTAAACCGAGAGGTTCTGGATCAGTGCCTGACGAACGCTGCTGCGCTGTTCGCTGAGCGAGTCGAGCAGCGTTTTCTCGTCGATGCGCATGGCGTTCAGCCGCGCCAACACTTGATCATGCTCTATGCCATTCTCGACCACTGCCTTGAGTTCGTAGATGACCTTTTCGTTGAGCTTCTTGCGCAGGCGACGAGTCAGGTCGAGAAGGTTCTGGCTCAATTCGTCCAGCTCCGGCCGTGCTAGCAAGGCTTCGATCTGCTGGTCTTTTTGGATAAGCATTTCGCGATGCCCCTCCAGTTGCATACCCAGCCGGTTATTGTTCCTCGCCAAGTCTGCTTCGGTATGCCGCAGGCTTTCGAGCAGCTTCTGGTTTTCTTCTCGCATTGCCTTCAAGCGACTACGCGGCATGCCGGCGCGCAACCGCAGGGCATGGTCGATTCGCCACTGACCATCGACCAACGCCACCCAGGGCCCCGCTCGCCCAGCCTGGTCTACGATACGAACGCCTTGGTCGGTAACGCGCGCGCCGTAAACATCGCCAGCCAATTGCAAGTAATGCTGCCCATCGAGCGCGTAAAGGCCATGGTGCTCACCGCTTTCGATCATTTCCAGCCCACTGAGCGATTGGCGCACCCGCATGCTTTGCAGCGCCTTGCGTCGTTCGGCCGAGAGCACATTCAGGCCTTGGGCGCCACGCCAGGAAAAGTCCAGTCGCGTGGCCTGCTCTGCCAGGGCACCTGGTAAACCAACCTTGCCTTGGGCCGGCATGGATGCCTGAGCACGACTGGCCGGATGCACCCTCGGCCATTGCTCGGTGGCCGCAGCGGGCAGTACCGATGCCGTTGCTTCTGGTGCGCCTGGCAGGCGCAGATGCATCAAAGCCATGGATGCATTGAGCAGCAGATCCACCACGGCAGCAGAGCGCTGGAATGCATCGCTGCCACGCAACGCCGCCACATCGTTTTGCAAAGCCCCAAGAGCCTGCACCAACCATGCTACCGAAGCCACCGGGCCGCGCAGCCACAAGCTGACCAAATCGAACAACAGCCAGGCGCCCTGGGTGAGAATGGCCCAACGGCTTTCCTGGTTGGAAACCGTCTGGCGGTCGGCCAGCTCCACCAGCAGGTCCCGGT
Proteins encoded in this region:
- a CDS encoding divergent polysaccharide deacetylase family protein, with amino-acid sequence MRYLLCILFCLMAGAAQAAPAGKAYLSIIIDDLGQSTERDTRTLALPGPVTMAIMPDTPHATDFARQAHKAGKTVILHMPMDPATGPYAWHPGIAIEELARRLDAALAKVPYAAGINNHMGSRMTAQREPMTWLMGELQRRHLFFVDSRTSAATVAAAQAQAEGLAHVSRDVFLDDVRTPEAIAAQLQQGIALAHKQGSAVLIGHPYPQTLAVLEQQLPRLKSQGIELVRLQQMIAERGNQAMPAHGKHGRYQNR
- a CDS encoding dermonecrotic toxin domain-containing protein encodes the protein MPPLNDDKHAVAAHFASRPTLRQVAGQQLMQVLIAQYPAIAHYRPELTSAQALYLMIPQVDGTWSHQPFVDYVLQALLTRRVLDFPWVAGLDYRLSLQVPYRFYANPDPFQSSDDDVVRPQALTAALNDLLLLLPEQFCQAQAEYWQALGVSGVSRDLWLQQTIKAAWLANLPMQNLDAEQQSYIHGALQGGQRSPSVSVVQVRLSQGSQSYRCLLPHLLIMGESDARKVLLWCAPCSVIRSFDSLDEFALALQDTFAQRHAFEGFVWDRFELEGDAFAQLSALMLEALLEPVIRVRYWQLADVDALEQCFAGLCDPSRYFVDGYRLTEPRASTLLPPRFLHAAAADSFACQCALFDLALAQAQSDGIGALEGVLDLHAYTRQQLRAQLLADHPDDANYFPDDLELTLTIARGTPGGAGAGVGGGSVEHRRLSLTEFAIGNLSSLQGAVLSAVHHRQGQLIMDWMNPAYVQALVQKVDIGGHYPAYVAQCLDDPEQRPQRVARFGREWRCSLLFSALSARLANDLSEAGLQCVVDYCRGVVDPQLPAQMLMPLAFKREATAPASDQATGMYVLFSTQPACVLLYRPLYGDVAITEYPSIEAMMAAIGQAGALQTSVLDWLSPQARRVYDWGGFLEPHLLKPIFDTSVLPARVKPASFEAQFWQRDVDAQLYQANRDLLVELADRQTVSNQESRWAILTQGAWLLFDLVSLWLRGPVASVAWLVQALGALQNDVAALRGSDAFQRSAAVVDLLLNASMALMHLRLPGAPEATASVLPAAATEQWPRVHPASRAQASMPAQGKVGLPGALAEQATRLDFSWRGAQGLNVLSAERRKALQSMRVRQSLSGLEMIESGEHHGLYALDGQHYLQLAGDVYGARVTDQGVRIVDQAGRAGPWVALVDGQWRIDHALRLRAGMPRSRLKAMREENQKLLESLRHTEADLARNNNRLGMQLEGHREMLIQKDQQIEALLARPELDELSQNLLDLTRRLRKKLNEKVIYELKAVVENGIEHDQVLARLNAMRIDEKTLLDSLSEQRSSVRQALIQNLSVYYNEMAKMINDEGLDDISKDIAVRPEGEREIQHYKDFLGMLENVIKWETDLVDISRVLDKLLVDTLNDSSILYRDEASGARINKDLELKETIERRRLSAIDLDFRLLLDLAEASLDRLVDVDERTLEQYLDYLGSETLISAGNAHGDLAASELSAAERIEVLAGILEVYEEARGMADYLTSLGGPAIRQDRLQQYKLRLEGLQSLAEKDMAEAVREKELEQPPARQPPTYAPRGGRRKVVRTNRGRSVLGEEVEIDGVAVVQQRDFRTQNVIKTFHKQGEEWVEQAAGLGGSELPPFSPKDPRIARQRAQALVDQVDSVISLARLYVKSDEALGLSTVVEEHIDKIKEAQAKLPRLTPEDELFDSLSQAVTRLQATQRALLTGMYLVTFHPTAKSLRFLVEHQEVTVHRAGPRRMLSAKDYLDVYEIRRRVRAGEQEGEGLWEAHFHYPTATTGARQFSKGHLKLWSQRKLGRKAQLQAAATGKDLLAIYRGEVRLNDVEGIIPFD
- a CDS encoding S41 family peptidase, whose protein sequence is MLHSPRLTQLALTIALAIGAPLVCAAEPAKAPAKSAAMPVTEVTAKAPLPLEELRTFAEVMDRIKAAYVEPVDDKTLLENAIKGMLSNLDPHSAYLGPEDFQELQESTSGEFGGLGIEVGQEDGMIKVVSPIDDTPASRAGVQAGDLIVKINGAPTRGQTMTEAVDKMRGKVGDKITLTLVRDGGSPFDVTLARAVIQVKSVKSQLLESGYGYIRITQFQVKTGDEVGKALTKLRKDNGKKLRGVILDLRNNPGGVLQAAVEVADHFLTKGLIVYTKGRIANSELRFSADPADASEGVPLVVLINGGSASASEIVAGALQDHKRGVLMGTDSFGKGSVQTVLPLANDRALKLTTALYYTPNGRSIQAQGIVPDIEVRQAKLTADASDNDNDTFKEADLQGHLGNGNGGADRPTGSSKAKRQDRPQDSDYQLSQALSLLKGLNITKGD